Below is a window of Thermodesulfomicrobium sp. WS DNA.
AAGAATGGAAGATGTTGGTTGCCATGGTGGGGGCGTTCGTCGTCTGTTGGTATTTACCGGTGGGCGTGCCGCGTTTTGATGCCGCAGTGCTCGAGGCCTTCCATCTGGTGAAATGGTATGCCCAGGAGCATGTGCTCTTGTGCTTGGTCCCGGCCTTTTTCATTGCGGGCGCCATTGGCGTTTTTGTGAGTCAGGCGGCGGTGATGCGCTATCTGGGCGCTGGGGCCAAGAAGGTGCTCGCGTACGGCGTGGCTTCGGTGTCGGGCACGATTTTGGCGGTGTGCTCCTGCACCGTGCTGCCGCTTTTCGCCGGTATCTACCGCATGGGCGCCGGGCTTGGGCCGGCGTGCGCCTTTCTCTATTCCGGGCCTGCCATCAATGTGCTCGCCATCGTGCTCACCGCCCGCATTTTGGGCCCGGAACTGGGTATTGCCCGCGCCGTGGGGGCCGTGGTGTTCAGCCTTGTCATCGGTCTTTTGATGGGGTTTTTCTTCCGCCAGGAAGAAGGGGAGCGTCTCGCCATGCAGCCCGTGACCTCCGACGAGGAGCCCGTGCGGCCCTTGTGGCAGACCGCCATCTATTTTGCCCTCATGGTGGCCATCTTGGTATTCGCCAACTGGGGGCGGCCGCAGGAGGACACGGGGCTGTGGGCCGCTATCTTCGCCGCCAAGTGGTGGCTCACCAGCGTGGCGGCTGCGGGACTGGCCGTGGTGCTGGTGTCGTGGATGCGGCTTGCGGCGTGGAAGGTGGGGCTCACCGCTTTGGCCACAGCCCTGACGGCCGTGGCCTTTCCCCAGGAGCCGGTGGCCGCGTTCACGGTAGGCGTGGTGGGGTTGTCGTGGATGACCAGCGTGGACCCCGGCGAGAGCGGGCAGTGGTTTTCTACCTCGTGGACGTTTGCCAAGCAGATCCTGCCGTTGCTTTTGGGCGGCGTGCTCGTGGCAGGGTTCCTCTTGGGCCGCGTCGGGCATGAGGGGATCATCCCTTCTTCGTGGGTGGCCGGCTTCGTGGGCGGAAACTCCCTGATGGCCAATTTCTTCGCCTCGTTCGTGGGGGCGTTCATGTACTTCGCCACCCTCACCGAGGTGCCCATCGTCCAAGGCCTCATTGGCGCGGGCATGGGCAAGGGGCCGGCCCTGAGCCTGCTGTTGGCCGGTCCGGCTTTGAGTTTGCCGAACATGCTCGTCATCGGGAGCATCATGGGGGCGCGCAAGACGGTTGTCTTCGTGAGCTTGGTCGTGGTCATGGCCACGGTTTCGGGATGGGCTTTTGGACTCTTCTGGACGTAATGCGGCCAGAGGCATAGACACATGAGCGGGAAGGAGGAACAGAAATGACGCACATTCAGATTCTCGGCACCGGGTGTCCCAAGTGTATCAAGTTGGCGGAGACCGCCAAGGCGGCGGCGGACGCCCTGGGAATTGCGTATGAGTTGGAAAAGATCACGGACATCAACAAGATCATGTCCTTTGGGGTGATGATGACCCCTGGACTGGCGGTCAATGGCAAGGTCCTCATGGTGGGCAAGGTGCCGAGCCTGGAGGAGATGAAGACCGTTTTGGCCAAGGAGGCGAAAAATGTCTAACTGCCAATGTTCCT
It encodes the following:
- a CDS encoding permease, giving the protein MNWREEWKMLVAMVGAFVVCWYLPVGVPRFDAAVLEAFHLVKWYAQEHVLLCLVPAFFIAGAIGVFVSQAAVMRYLGAGAKKVLAYGVASVSGTILAVCSCTVLPLFAGIYRMGAGLGPACAFLYSGPAINVLAIVLTARILGPELGIARAVGAVVFSLVIGLLMGFFFRQEEGERLAMQPVTSDEEPVRPLWQTAIYFALMVAILVFANWGRPQEDTGLWAAIFAAKWWLTSVAAAGLAVVLVSWMRLAAWKVGLTALATALTAVAFPQEPVAAFTVGVVGLSWMTSVDPGESGQWFSTSWTFAKQILPLLLGGVLVAGFLLGRVGHEGIIPSSWVAGFVGGNSLMANFFASFVGAFMYFATLTEVPIVQGLIGAGMGKGPALSLLLAGPALSLPNMLVIGSIMGARKTVVFVSLVVVMATVSGWAFGLFWT
- a CDS encoding thioredoxin family protein, which encodes MTHIQILGTGCPKCIKLAETAKAAADALGIAYELEKITDINKIMSFGVMMTPGLAVNGKVLMVGKVPSLEEMKTVLAKEAKNV